The Drosophila bipectinata strain 14024-0381.07 chromosome 2L, DbipHiC1v2, whole genome shotgun sequence genome has a segment encoding these proteins:
- the kis gene encoding pneumococcal serine-rich repeat protein isoform X7, whose product MEVIKPMDFSSFSAFCEHLNKSSQIAAATAAAAAVTTTTTTPTPIPIPAINNGNGIYLEKMERQGKMELAAKERESQRLQLIPKKWNRREEYEFLRVLTGYGVDLHLSTPMGANNASTLTPDWTKFKQMAHLERKSDETLTDYYKVFVTMCKRQAGLKLAESERGLEGIIEEIEKEHAKLILDRLELLSKLREVARNPQLEDRLKLCTMNADTPDWWEPGRHDKELITAVLKHGLYRSETFIFNDPNFSFGESEKRFIRELEAQIQRTIKLEAFNAEKAEKLAAAEKAAAAEKAASEKAVKNEVIDLDDELMTDESVIKKEGTPVKEEVKAEESAEKKEAASPEPKTSEEDEPAKAEAETEVKDDAVKAEDSEKETEPEAIAAEKEKSPAEAEKDASETEESKASEEKMEVEEPAIIPAENGQEKAEVTAEASPEKTPEPEEKKSPEDNEKSEEAEEESTKMEVEESPKTDVEEKTPEKSEPDTKESEDKAVAKPEDEKPEESKEESKEKSEDIDKEEKKATAEVAETPEKASAASETETAAKKPAGDQEILDLVAGPTDPDDDEVMKEKEKAVEEECKKQAAELKARFPDLEVIQPATVKQQKLEKPKLEMCMIRWFKDFALERRIAHIVACVESGKWPVDSKYSAFASCKGVTDLSIALHESIPHLSSLDRRSTTPDVITITTDQGVTKHLQASQMQQVASSAAAASGSTGLSQSMGQSKPVSAPTLPGLDANSINAAVAAAVAAAAAGGNATSLSSLLPGMSLSAATGASAGGVGGLNVPSAGSGQGKKRKRHIAIDVETERAKLHALLNSSTMAPKDWESEIANMEALTGGSSGRGRGSGSSAALSGMQPPPAHQHAALSRQSSGQFSKPAVPALKTPPPSMGAPMDLSSSLPKMNMTEMLKSASNAVAIDLSEVQDFSMPSKKSSVHAALSSAFPSMGSKSKLDDTLNKLMKKNNCTIEEPVIGKEKKRKKLDEIVLGLSAAKEQKTFPDPSLPSSKKPQIPPSVSVTPANLQSSSSQQQSNQKPFTITVTTVPGKSKGASSSGGSGAGGSSSASGGGAAGGSGLSALQNMAMGGLSSKDSLNALLAQTMATDPQTFLKQQQKMMQFLPPAQRKAYENMLAEMEQAMKLSSKYSANSPHDVKVNKWLSDMTSPLGDQLSIDYVGGGGAGSGSANSRRSNRQQSSSSQQSSSAAQLQKQQQQQQQQQQQQQQQQQQQSMAGPQNLTGEEPVPVINKQTGKRLGGNKAPQLKRLMQWLTENPNYEVDPKWLEQMQNPMSAPSPKPSSMDSSYGSSAVKSHGGRPSSNSSNASSSSHTQQQQQNAAQSPAGNSGSSKKSSRQQSAAAAALDQAALQFGSLAGLNPNLLANLPGLGAFDPKNPLAAFDPKNPLLSMPFGGMPGMTNIPGLGNLNNMNLFASLAGMGGLGNLAGMDTQSLAALMAAAGPSLGGLTGSSGATGSGKNQGQSGGGSSNSSSSSASKKKQQQQQAQQQAQNEAAQLAAALSASSGGSGGGSSGGAGGKNSAPSASQLAAGFPFLFPNPSLLYPPMGLGGLNPYSLGSSGLGSAYDQLAQQYNLLNGATSSASNTSSTQSKSHQSQSKSSQARNASAAANSAASLMNAMASMGGASTVTTPSTSSASGSGRGRQSSGRSQPQVTPTAADMAQLSSLLMPGADPLLLESLSRMSNMDLAQATRLMSSLGMPPLPGTSSSASGGGGGGSTSSSSTSKRSSSQSANDQAKEHQKWLESLARGALPTDLAALQAFSQGKMPSTSSSNTATSQSSSSKSAKSSAAAAAAAAAAAQLPQIPGMTSDFSQAFLAEMAAQAMAAAGGSLPLSGPGSLASLAGLTGGSAGGSSGGGSGGGSSSGNSSSSKRQREQDAFKQQMDYYTKTLGLGSGISLIPTSAGGSSSSSVAAAYAAALDAEHQQQQQKSKRSRSEIHPTKEELAAAALAAGLPLNLGASMSSIEKSLRGGSSSSSSSTPAPMSAEQDKVTLTPLNASGSGSGSGSASGSGSAAAAGLAANLPSQTTITIAPPISSGASTSSERSERSESRISLTITNAADAAKLPPPYEEADELIIQPILKKPATSGNPGSSHGGSVEDLDTAGNTSAANLSGGSSSSSSAAAAAAAAAAAEENRRSSNRLKRPRSGNEQGSVSADGQPPEKRRELRSTRHTRSSADANSLNLSAGSESGAEDRNE is encoded by the exons ATGGAGGTTATTAAACCCATGGATTTCAGTAGCTTCTCAGCTTTCTGCGAGCATCTCAACAAATCCTCACAAATTGCAGCTGCcacagcagcggcagcggcagtaacaacaacaacaacaacaccaacaccaataCCAATACCAGCCATAAACAATGGAAATGGCATTTATTTGGag AAAATGGAGCGGCAGGGCAAGATGGAGCTGGCCGCCAAAGAGCGTGAGTCCCAACGCCTGCAGCTCATCCCCAAGAAGTGGAACCGGCGCGAGGAATACGAATTCCTGCGAGTCCTCACCGGCTATGGAGTGGACTTGCACCTCTCCACGCCCATGGGTGCCAACAATGCCAGCACCCTCACCCCAGACTGGACCAAGTTCAAGCAAATGGCTCATCTGGAGCGAAAGAGCGACGAAACACTGACAGACTACTACAAGGTCTTTGTGACCATGTGCAAGCGCCAAGCGGGCCTCAAACTGGCCGAATCCGAGCGGGGACTGGAGGGCATTATCGAGGAGATCGAGAAGGAGCACGCCAAGCTGATACTGGATCGGTTGGAGCTGCTGTCGAAGCTACGCGAGGTGGCCCGCAACCCGCAGCTGGAGGACAGGCTCAAGCTCTGCACCATGAATGCCGACACACCGGACTGGTGGGAGCCGGGTCGCCACGACAAGGAACTTATAACGGCTGTACTTAAGCACGGTCTCTACCGCTCCGAGACCTTCATCTTCAACGACCCGAACTTTAGTTTCGGGGAGTCGGAGAAGCGATTCATCCGGGAACTGGAGGCCCAAATCCAGCGCACTATCAAGCTCGAGGCTTTCAATGCCGAAAAGGCCGAGAAACTGGCAGCTGCCGAGAAAGCAGCCGCCGCTGAGAAGGCCGCATCAGAGAAAGCCGTCAAGAACGAGGTGATAGATCTGGATGACGAGCTAATGACCGACGAAAGTGTCATCAAGAAGGAGGGCACGCCCGTCAAGGAGGAAGTCAAGGCCGAGGAGAGCGCCGAAAAGAAGGAGGCTGCCAGTCCAGAACCGAAGACGTCGGAGGAGGACGAACCCGCCAAGGCTGAGGCTGAGACGGAAGTGAAGGACGATGCTGTCAAGGCTGAGGATTCCGAAAAGGAAACTGAACCAGAAGCTATCGCGGCTGAGAAGGAGAAGTCGCCAGCTGAGGCTGAAAAGGATGCTTCCGAGACCGAAGAATCCAAGGCTAGTGAGGAGAAGATGGAGGTCGAAGAGCCAGCCATCATCCCAGccgaaaatggccaagagAAGGCTGAGGTCACCGCTGAAGCCTCTCCTGAGAAGACCCCCGAACCAGAGGAGAAGAAATCCCCCGAAGACAATGAGAAATCGGAGGAAGCTGAGGAAGAATCCACCAAAATGGAAGTGGAGGAATCGCCCAAAACAGACGTTGAAGAGAAGACTCCAGAGAAGTCGGAACCCGATACCAAGGAATCTGAGGATAAGGCAGTGGCCAAGCCAGAGGATGAAAAGCCAGAAGAGTCCAAGGAGGAATCCAAGGAGAAGTCCGAGGACATCGACAAGGAGGAGAAAAAGGCAACTGCTGAAGTTGCTGAAACCCCCGAGAAGGCTTCTGCTGCGTCAGAAACCGAGACGGCTGCCAAGAAGCCAGCTGGGGATCAAGAGATCCTTGACCTGGTGGCCGGACCCACAGATCCCGACGATGACGAGGTCATgaaggagaaggagaaggCCGTGGAGGAGGAGTGCAAGAAGCAAGCTGCTGAGCTGAAGGCCCGTTTCCCCGACCTGGAAGTCATCCAGCCGGCGACGGTGAAGCAACAGAAACTGGAAAAGCCCAAGCTGGAGATGTGCATGATCCGCTGGTTCAAGGACTTTGCCCTGGAACGCCGCATCGCGCACATTGTGGCCTGCGTGGAGTCCGGCAAGTGGCCGGTCGACAGCAAGTACAGTGCCTTTGCCAGCTGCAAGGGAGTCACCGATCTGAGCATCGCTCTCCACGAATCCATTCCGCACCTGAGCAGCTTGGACCGCCGCTCCACCACACCCGACGTGATCACCATCACTACGGACCAGGGTGTGACGAAACACCTGCAGGCATCGCAGATGCAGCAAGTGGCCAGTTCGGCGGCCGCTGCCTCCGGCTCGACTGGACTGTCCCAGTCCATGGGCCAGTCCAAGCCCGTGAGTGCTCCCACTCTACCAGGATTGGATGCGAATAGCATCAATGCTGCGGTGGCCGCTGCTGTGGCGGCTGCGGCAGCCGGTGGTAACGCCACCTCGCTGTCCAGCCTGCTGCCCGGGATGTCGCTAAGTGCGGCAACGGGCGCCTCGGCTGGCGGAGTGGGTGGCCTCAATGTGCCCAGTGCCGGTTCCGGGCAGGGCAAGAAGCGCAAGCGTCACATTGCCATCGACGTGGAGACGGAGAGGGCCAAGCTACACGCCCTCCTCAACAGCTCGACAA TGGCTCCCAAAGACTGGGAAAGCGAGATAGCCAACATGGAGGCCCTGACTGGTGGGTCATCCGGCCGGGGACGTGGAAGTGGCTCGTCGGCAGCCCTGAGTGGCATGCAACCGCCGCCCGCTCACCAGCACGCCGCGCTGTCGCGCCAATCTTCCGGCCAGTTCAGCAAGCCAGCTGTTCCGGCCCTGAAAACTCCACCACCCTCAATGGGCGCACCCATGGACTTGTCCTCAAG CTTGCCCAAGATGAACATGACGGAGATGCTCAAGTCGGCCTCCAATGCCGTGGCCATCGACCTGAGTGAGGTGCAGGACTTCTCCATGCCCTCCAAGAAGTCTAGCGTGCATGCGGCGCTCAGCTCAGCCTTCCCCTCGATGGGCAGCAAGAGCAAACTGGACGACACGCTCAACAAGCTAATGAAGAAGAATAATTGC ACCATTGAAGAGCCTGTGATTGGCAAGGAGAAGAAACGCAAGAAGCTGGATGAGATTGTGTTAGGTCTGTCAGCGGCCAAAGAGCAGAAGACCTTCCCAGATCCATCGTTGCCGTCGTCGAAGAAGCCACAGATACCGCCCAGCGTATCGGTGACGCCGGCCAATCTGCAGTCGTCGTCTAGCCAGCAGCAGTCCAACCAGAAACCCTTCACCATCACTGTAACCACAGTGCCCGGAA AATCCAAGGGCGCCTCGTCCAGCGGCGGATCCGGCGCCGGAGGAAGCTCATCGGCCAGCGGCGGAGGAGCTGCCGGCGGCAGCGGCCTGAGCGCCCTGCAGAACATGGCCATGGGCGGACTGTCGTCGAAGGACAGCCTGAACGCACTCCTGGCCCAAACGATGGCCACCGATCCCCAGACCTTCCTCAAGCAACAACAGAAGATGATGCAGTTCCTGCCACCAGCCCAGCGGAAGGCCTACGAGAACATGCTGGCCGAAATGGAGCAGGCCATGAAGCTGAGCTCCAAGTACTCGGCCAATTCCCCGCACGACGTCAAGGTCAACAAGTGGCTATCCGACATGACCAGCCCATTGGGCGATCAGCTGAGCATTGACTACGTCGGAGGCGGAGGAGCAGGATCCGGCAGTGCCAACAGCCGGCGCTCCAACCGACAGCAGAGCAGCTCCTCCCAGCAGTCCTCCAGTGCCGCTCAGCTGCagaaacaacagcaacagcagcagcaacaacaacagcagcagcaacagcaacaacaacagcagtcGATGGCTGGCCCCCAGAATCTCACTGGAGAGGAACCCGTGCCGGTGATCAACAAGCAGACCGGCAAGCGTCTCGGCGGCAACAAGGCTCCGCAGCTCAAGCGACTGATGCAATG GCTCACGGAGAATCCCAACTATGAGGTGGATCCCAAGTGGCTGGAGCAGATGCAGAATCCGATGTCGGCACCCTCGCCCAAGCCCAGCTCAATGGATAGCAGTTACGGCTCATCGGCGGTCAAGTCGCACGGTGGGCGACCATCCTCCAACTCCAGCAACGCCTCATCCTCGTCCCAcacccagcagcaacagcagaacGCCGCGCAGTCCCCAGCCGGTAACTCTGGCAGCTCCAAGAAGTCATCCCGCCAGCAATCGGCTGCGGCAGCCGCATTGGATCAGGCTGCCCTGCAGTTCGGCTCTCTGGCAGGTCTGAATCCCAATCTTCTGGCCAACCTGCCCGGACTGGGAGCATTCGATCCAAAGAATCCACTGGCTGCCTTTGATCCGAAGAATCCGCTGCTTTCGATGCCGTTTGGCGGAATGCCCGGAATGACAAACATACCGGGATTGGGTAACCTGAACAACATGAATCTGTTTGCCAGCCTGGCAGGCATGGGAGGATTGGGCAACCTGGCGGGTATGGACACCCAGTCGCTGGCTGCGCTTATGGCGGCTGCCGGGCCTTCTCTCGGAGGGTTGACGGGCAGTTCCGGAGCGACCGGATCCGGCAAGAATCAAGGGCAGTCTGGTGGCGGCTCCTCGAACTCCTCGTCCTCATCGGCGAgcaagaagaagcagcagcagcaacaggcgCAACAACAGGCCCAGAACGAAGCCGCTCAGCTGGCGGCGGCCCTCAGCGCGAGCAGCGGAGGATCTGGAGGTGGATCGTCGGGAGGCGCCGGAGGAAAGAACTCTGCTCCTTCGGCTTCCCAACTGGCGGCAGGCTTCCCCTTCCTGTTCCCGAATCCGTCGCTTCTGTACCCACCCATGGGACTGGGCGGCTTGAATCCGTACTCCCTGGGATCCAGCGGCCTGGGCTCCGCCTACGACCAGCTGGCCCAGCAGTACAACCTGCTAAACGGAGCCACTTCCTCTGCCTCGAACACGAGTTCCACACAATCAAAATCGCACCAGTCGCAGTCCAAGTCCAGCCAGGCCAGGAATGCCTCGGCAGCTGCCAACTCGGCGGCAAGCCTGATGAATGCCATGGCCAGCATGGGAGGAGCCAGCACAGTGACCACACCGTCTACATCGTCTGCCTCGGGATCTGGTCGGGGCAGGCAGTCGAGTGGCAGGAGTCAACCACAAGTCACGCCCACGGCAGCGGACATGGCCCAACTGAGCAGCCTGCTCATGCCAGGAGCGGATCCGCTTCTGCTGGAGTCCCTCAGCCGAATGAGCAATATGGATTTGGCGCAGGCCACCAGATTGATGAGCTCCTTGGGAATGCCACCGCTGCCGGGAACCTCCAGCTCGGCGTccggtggtggcggtggcggcagTACCTCctccagcagcaccagcaagcGAAGCAGCAGCCAGAGTGCCAACGACCAAGCCAAGGAACACCAAAAGTGGCTTGAGAGTCTGGCCCGAGGAGCCCTGCCCACGGATCTGGCCGCTCTGCAGGCCTTCTCGCAGGGCAAAATGCCGTCCACATCGTCCTCGAACACGGCCACCTCGCAGTCGTCCTCCAGCAAGAGCGCCAAGTCGTCGGCAGccgcggcggcagcagcagcagcggcagcccAACTGCCTCAGATACCGGGCATGACCAGTGATTTCTCGCAGGCCTTCTTGGCCGAAATGGCTGCCCAGGCAATGGCGGCCGCTGGAGGATCCCTGCCACTAAGCGGACCCGGATCCCTGGCCAGCTTGGCCGGCTTAACGGGCGGATCTGCTGGTGGCTCGAGCGGAGGTGGCAGCGGCGGCGGAAGCTCCTCAGGTAACAGCAGTTCATCGAAGCGTCAGCGTGAACAGGATGCCTTCAAGCAACAAATGGACTACTACACCAAAACTTTGGGCCTGGGATCGGGAATTTCACTGATTCCCACATCGGCTGGCGGATCATCTTCCTCTTCGGTGGCAGCAGCCTATGCTGCAGCCCTGGACGCAgagcaccagcaacaacagcagaaaTCGAAGCGTTCGCGCAGCGAAATCCATCCAACAAAAGAGGAGCTGGCGGCAGCCGCCCTGGCAGCTGGACTACCCCTGAATCTGGGGGCCAGCATGAGCAGCATCGAGAAGAGCTTGAGAGGCGGAAGCAGCTCAAGCAGCAGTTCCACGCCAGCGCCCATGTCCGCGGAACAGGATAAGGTTACGCTGACACCTCTAAATGCCTCCGGATCGGGATCAGGTTCAGGATCTGCATCCGGATCGGGATCAGCAGCTGCCGCCGGCTTGGCGGCCAACCTGCCGAGTCAGACCACCATCACCATTGCCCCACCGATCAGCAGTGGGGCCAGCACGAGCAGTGAGCGTTCGGAGCGCTCCGAGTCGCGCATATCGCTGACCATCACCAATGCAGCGGACGCGGCGAAACTGCCCCCACCGTACGAGGAGGCCGACGAGCTCATCATACAGCCCATTCTCAAGAAGCCGGCGACATCCGGCAATCCCGGCAGCAGTCACGGCGGCAGCGTTGAGGACTTGGACACGGCAGGAAATACTTCGGCAGCCAACCTGAGCGGTGGTTCCTCTTCCAGTTCCTCcgctgcggcggcggcggcagctgctgctgcagccgAGGAGAATCGTCGCTCCTCCAACAGGCTGAAGCGTCCGAGATCCGGAAACGAACAGGGTAGCGTTTCCGCAGATGGCCAGCCACCCGAGAAACGGCGAGAGCTGAGATCCACGCGGCACACGCGCTCCTCGGCGGATGCCAACAGCCTGAATCTCTCGGCGGGAAGCGAATCCGGAGCGGAGGATCGGAATGAATGA